The Caenorhabditis elegans chromosome I genome includes the window GTGATCGTGGAAGAGCCAAGACAGATTCTGATAATCCATTCTGTGAAGAGGTATCATTTTTTTCTAcctctattcaaaaaaatctatttcgGTTTTCAGAACGTTGACGTTtccaatttcttgaatttaaaTTCTCAACGAAATCATTCAGCATTTTGTCTCGCCTATGCTCTCACATTCAGAGATTTTGTCGGTGGAACTCTTGGTCTTGCCTGGGTTGCGAGCCCACAATTTAGTAAGCTTTTGAAGTGAAAACGAATGAAATATTAATACAATATAATTTTAGACACAGCTGGAGGAATCTGCCAAGTACATCAGAGATACAATGAAGGAAGTCGTGGATGGGTTTATAGATCGCTTAACACTGGAATTGTTACTCTCGTTAATTATGGAAACCGAGTACCAGCGAGAGTTTCACAATTGACTCTGGCTCACGAGATTGGACACAATTTCGGATCGCCTCATGATTTTCCTGCTGGTTAGTGAATACTTGTTTTTCAGCTTCctgaattgttaaaaaaaaatgtttgtatcTTCAACGTTATCTTTTACAGAGTGTCAACCTGGTCTTCCTGATGGTAACTTCATTATGTTTGCATCTGCAACATCAGGAGACAAACCGAACAATGGGAAATTCTCTCCTTGCTCTGTCAAAAATATCTCTGCAGTTCTTGCCGTTGTACTCAAATCAATGCCAGTCGATCCAACACGCAACGCATCTCCTGTTGGAATCGGAAAGAGAAATTGCTTCCAGGAGAGAACTTCTGCATTCTGTGGAAATCAAATCTACGAACCCGGAGAGGAATGTGATTGTGGATTCTCTCAAGCTGATTGCGATCAAATGGGTGATAAGTGTTGTGTTCCACATGAAGCACGTGGAAATGGTGGTCCAGGACCCTGCAAAAGAAAACCAGGAGCACAATGCTCTCCATCTCAGGGATACTGCTGTAATCCAGATACATGCTCTCTGCATGGTAAAAACGAAGAGAAAATATGCAGACAGgtattttgcataattttgattaaaaccTTTTACTATATTTTTAGGAATCTGAATGTTCAAACCTTCAAACTTGTGATGGAAGAAATGCACAATGCCCAGTCTCTCCACCAAAACACGATGGAATTCCATGTCAAGACAGTACAAAAGTTTGCTCGAGTGGACAATGTAATGGATCAGTTTGTGCAATGTTTGGACTGGAAGACTGTTTCCTTACCGAGGGAAAAGCTGATGAGCTATGCTTCTTGGCGTGTATTAAAGATGGAAGTGAGTTTTAAACTATTAATTCTACgttgaattaaaaatcatttcagaGTGTACATCATCTGTCCATCTTCCGGAATTCTCTGCCAATCGTAccaatttcttgcaaaatatgagaaaagACAAACCTGGACTCATTCTTCATCCTGGATCACCGTGTAATAACTACAAGGGATATTGTGATATCTTCAGAAAATGCCGAAGTGTTGATGCAAATGGACCATTGGCACGGCTGAAGAACTTGCTGTTCAACAAGAGAACAATCGAAACTCTAACACAATGGGCACAGGTTAGTATTAGTTAGATCGGTTgagaatcatttttcaaatttatgataAATTAATCACCTTAATTCATCTTAATTTCAGGATAACTGGTGGGTTGTAGGAGTTGGCGGTCTCGTATTCCTTGTGATTATGGCTTTGTTCGTGAAGTGTTGCGCTGTACACACGCCTAGTACAAACCCCAACAAGCCACCGGCACTTAACATCTACCAGACACTCACTCGTCCTGGAACATTGAttgtaatatttcaattaaGTAAATCTTTAGTCATTATTATCTAATTTAGCGTCAACATCGCCAACGTCATCGTGCAGCTGCTGGTAGTGTTCCACCAGGACCAGGTGCCCAACCGCGTTCCGGTGCAGCTTCTGCACCATCTCGAACAACACCTTCTGCACGTCCATCTGCCCCTCCATTGGTAGCTCCACAAGTCGCTGTTGCCGTTCCACCTGGTGTCGTTGGGCCTCCAATTCCACTGATTGCTACTCATCCAGGATCTTCAAGTTCAACACCTGCAGTCATTGTCCTCGAGCCTCCACCACCGTATACAGCTGCTGATCCTGGATCAGCGATGGGCGGACCACGAAGAGGTCACAGGAAGAATAAGAGACAAACTTCTTCAGATGCTGCTGGTTCTTCAGGGAATGGTGGCAAAAAGAAGGGaaagtaaacaaaaaatgttttacttcCAAATCATCTCACTTGATATGTGCTCATTTTACGGTTTTCTCCCGGGCTTTAGTtttaattgtcaatttttcccgtttGACTATTAAATTCATATATCTTTTcctaattgtttttttacaatGTTGTTCCATCTTGCCTTTTCCACTCCTACTTCTTTCATTTCCCTCTGACCCAACACTTCCCTTAATTTGTATTATTCATTATCTCCCATTCCCCCCAAGACGGTGCTTCAGTTTTTCCATGTACTATACCTAACTTATTGGTCAAGTTTTTCGACTTTATACTACAGGTTCCAATTTTTGTGCATTCTTCTTTTACccacttttttgtaattctcACATCCAAATTCGAGGTTTTCACCGCCGCTTTCAACTCATTTTCAGCCTTTGTTTTGTTCAATCGTATTTCATACATTTCACTTTGACTCATTGaatttcgaatgaaaatttaaaagaaaatataatcaaatcaatttttcggtaTTTATGATTTCAAACAGGTacacaatttcattttaaaaataggccgtagatcattttttgaaccagTTATTTGGCCCGCCCCTTTTATGGAAGGAATATTattggatattttttatttcaaaaaagaaacatattttcaacattaaaaTGCCAGGTTTGTCAGGAATTCTTTGGGAAGGAAGTAAGTcgactcaattttttctcaatgagAAAATAGGTTGTAACCCGTGTTTATTATAGTTATTGTagatattgcaattttttaactggAGATATTGTTTAGAAATTAAtctgttttgtttcaaaaaaaaaagatctagAAGTGTTGCCAATTTATGAATCtgtaaaaatcattttatttcaagattttcagtttGCACTTGCCGATTCGATTAGATTAGTTGTTCCTATAGCATATATTCTTTGTTTCAATCATTTCATATCACTGATATCTTAtctttcattcttttttatttcttctatGTCTTCTGTGATGACGTACTCGATTACTTGTGCTATATGGGTTAGTCGATTTGTTCTTTgtctcatcattttttttattatctttTTCTGTTCGCtccttttgaattttatttgaatgaaTTCATTTCgttgtttgattttcaaagaattcatATAAAATTCGCTTCAACTGTTCTTTAGATGCTTAATTATGCgaagattttaaatttgaaataatacttttaaattactacggtacccggtctcgacacgacgaattacaaaaatattttatttcaaaaaggtcTACCCCTTTAAAAGAGTACTGTGATTCCGCCCACTTGTTTCtgcgaaattttaattgattttcggataaaaaactatttatttataGCTACTTTTTGGAATACTTGAATTGTGTCTATAAATAAATTACagtcgattttttgaacttaaaaagGCTTCAATTAAACACgaaatcaatcaaaattgaTTTGCAAATGAAAACGGATTCAAAGatctatcatttttctttcattaatTTCATCATTATTATCATCATCTTATTCTTAACGACACAATGTATTTTATGTCCTTTGAAAATATGGCCAGTCTGATCTTATTTCATCACCtcataattattttcattttatttgattgataaaattttcttttctttggatattttaattttaagacaaCATTTTGAATCTAAAATTAAGTTCAACATTTCCtctatttatattttctaaaaattttcgatacaAGTTTTGGTAATAtgtcaaaattagaaaatgtgaacttttatgagaaatttccagcaattctAGAGACTTCAATAAATGCCAAAAATAGATCCAAAAATTCtactatgatattcggtcaatTAAGTTTCTAAATAGAAATACTGAAAGACTTATTGATGAAATTTGGCAATAAGCGATAGAAACATATTTCGTAGATCTTTAACTGGATAGTTTACTAATAATAttataaaaagtattttacaGTGGAAAAGTAACATTCAACTTTGGATAAACGATGACTATTAAAGACAAAAGAGAATTCAATGAAACAGATGAAATTGTGATCAGCAAGGAAAAGGTGGGTTACTGTAAACAACTctattcaaaagaaatttaaacttttgtaTGAACAGTGCTAAGCagtcttaaaaaaatttgacagactgaataattttttaataactatTTTGTTACCGTTATCATTATATTGCCAcaccactacagtaatcttactGTACTCCTCGATATCGATGAATTAGGTTTGAGATGATAGCGCTTCATATAAATAGTAATGatattaaattggaaaaaaccaTAATCTTAAATCTAAATACATTGCTGTTCAAACATAGATTTCAAGAGCGGGATGTTTTCAGCTCGACAGTTTTGTTCTCGAGTGTCTTGCCAAAGCGGGATGTACCGGAGATCATGCTCAACAACTGGCTGAGACTTTATTATGCTCTGATTACAGGTATTTCACTCTTTTCTTTAGATAAATATTATTGTTTACTACTTTAAGAGGTCACTATTCTCATGGAATCAATCGACTTCACATCTATGTTCATGACTTAATGATGAAATCCACTGCTGTCACAGgttgttaaaaaatcatttttgaagaattttaattctaaaacaaatatttaggAACACCACAAGTTCTGAAATCAAAGGGAAGTACTGCATGGGTTGATGGAAATAATCTTCTTGGTCCAGTTGTTGGCAACTTTTGTATGCAATTGGCTGTTGAAaaggtttaaaattttgtaaaacaagTATACAATATCCCAAATGTTTAGGCCAAAGAGTTTGGAATCGGATGGGTAGTATGCCGTAATTCAAATCATTTTGGTATTGCTGGATGGTATGCTGACTTTGCTTGTCGGAATGGTTTAGTGGTATGCGAATAATTCTTTATTTGCTTTAGTGAAGacgtgaaaaatttgaaacgctGTTAcacattttataaatttcggTATCTCGTCTCGAAGAgaagttagaaaaatttagaCTCTAAACTTTagagatttcgaaaattttctgcaGCCTCAGATCTAACTTTTTCTGTTGTGACAGACCGTATTATTGCTCCTTTAATTGAACTTTTATGCATGTAATAACCCGACATATGTTTGGTCGTCTAAAGTCACAATGAGAAATCACCTTATCATTTTAATATATGGTCTCTTTTATACGTTCAAAACTTATTTAGGTTTCCTGCTTAAATTAATGCAATTTCAGGGAATGGCTTTTACCAATACATCTCCATGTGTATTTCCGACTGGATCACGTGAGAAGTCTCTTGGATCAAATCCGATTTGTATGGCTGCACCTGGAATGGAAGGAGATTCGTTCTTTTTGGATATGGCTTCGACTACTGTAGCTTACGGAAAAGTAAGTTccgttttgaatttcagattaaaaatcattcaaatttccagattgaaGTTGTTGATCGTAAAGGAGAAACGTATATTCCTGGAAGCTGGGGTGCTGATAAAAATGGAGATGAGACACATAATCCAAAGGAAGTTCTTGATGGAGGTGGTCTTCAACCATTGGGAGGATCTGAGATCACTGGAGGATATAAAGGTATACAAAAAAGGGAATCATGtgaacacacaaaaaaattcttatagGAACTGGACTTTGTATGATGGTTGAAGTTCTTTGTGGTATTATGGGTGGTTCAGCATTCGGAAAAAACATTCGTCAATGGCAGACAACTAGTAAAACAGCGGACTTGGTGAGTTATACTAACCCTCAAAATCCGCTGCTCAAAGAGGCAAATTCGATGAAACCGGGCGCGGATTTGGTGAGTGCCATTGAACTGGTATGTATGTCAATTGGTCGTTTACATTCTTTTGCATGAATGCatgaagtttctttttttgttttggaaaaattcaaattttcgcgtAAGATTGAGTGTATTGTCTCTGTAAACTGGTTCTTCGGCGGAACTGGAatatttacattaaaaaaaaacctcgaaaaataatatgtttttaTCTACATATGTGgcaaatgtatttttcaaaaaaaaatttcaacgatCCCAAAACAGGTAACACCTAAAGTATTACTTAGCTAAAAATAAAGATTGAGACACTTCCGTACCCTTTAAAGGCACATCTCCATactctaaaattattttgatcgTATTGAGACCCAGCGCTGCAGGATTGAATTGAAAGTTGCATTTCTTAAATTGAGtataatacaaaatttcattgaattcAAGATTAAATCGATGCAGCtgagatttcgaaaatttatttttttaattcaaatcgTTTGAAACTGATTcataaaaattaggaaactTCCATAAaactggttttaaaaaatgttgtccGAAAAAATTGCACCACTTGATTATCTTCCCGCATGTTACAAAATCACTCTCCAAATGGAAATAACCGAGCACAAATATCTAGATTCATTTCCTTTTCAACCTATTTTACAATTCAGGGACAATGTTTTGTTGCCATCGACCCAGAGTGCTTTGCTCCAGGATTTTCCAATCGTCTTCAAGAATTCTGTGATGAAACTCGCAACCTTAACCCAATAAACCCATCAAGACCACCACAAGTACCTGGAGATCCAGAGAGAGCTCACATGAATATGTGTGATGATTTGGGAGGAATTGTTTATAAAAAGAAACAACTTGATCATTTGGtaaacatttttatcgatAGATTTCATAATTGTAtctcttttcagaaaaatcttgCGGATCGCCTTGGCGTCATAATGAGACTCGTTGACGAAAAGCCTCAATAATTCATCTAAATAATTGTGTCCTATCGTTCTTTAATTGTTCATTAATTGattctttaaaattcatatattttcaaaaagtttccaacagaaaaaaaacaaattcaacagaaattaacaattcaaaaatcccaGTCAACTTTGGACAAAGATCACACAAGAATTCAGTTTTCAGCGCTGACAGCAGGAGGTTGACTAGCGAAGAGATAGCGATGAGCtgcaaattggaaattatattGAAACTTCAGGGCCTTCATAAAACCTACGTTTACAATCCAATAATTCGTGTTTACTCTGATAtctacaacattttttgcatttgctATTAGCACATCCTTGTCCAGCAGGTTGTCCACAACGGGCACATGGAGGGAACTTGATCTTCTTTGCTTCAAGGATCCGGGCTCCTGATAGTTGCCGACGTTCTCGTTTACGAGCTTGTCTAAAATGTATTAATGTTTCTAAGAACTTGGTAAAAAGTTATATAATAAGTTGCaagctaaaaaaaactatagttcctttttgaaatgtgGTCTTACTTCATAGATACGCCCATTTCCTTTGCAGTCTGTGCAAGCTTTTCCTTCTGTTTCTCTCGGAAAGTCTTTTCTCCTTCTCCGACAATCGATTCTTTTGCAACCTGTAAAATTGTGTTTAATCTGACATAATTATTTGTCTATAAAGTACCTCTTTCAATCTGAAGTATGGTTTTGAAATCCAATGGGGTTGCTTTGAAACTTCTATTGCATTCATTAGTATTCCGtttctaaaatattcattaatccagtttttgcaaaaagtgaaactaaccgaatattttcaaaaagtgttcttGCTTCAACTTCTCGATTTTTCCCTGCTTCTGCGTCTGATTTTGCTCTCTTTGCAAGTTCttcaacaatattttcaaaatcttcgaTACGATGTTCTAAGGATACTCGCATCCGGAGATCTTCATATTCTAAGAGACTGGAAAACGTTTAAAGCtttaatttaaagaaaaattattatttctggTTACCTGTGatggcagattctaaaaacatGAGCCCGAATAGCACTAGTTCCTGCATTAAACTTTTTGGCATATTCTAGATATTCTGCAGCGATTTTCCACGTGTCTACATGAGCATTTGCATCCTAAAGATCacgaaagttgaaaaaaactttaaaactgaATTCCTACATCAAAGATTAGAGGATTGTAAAGAAGTCCTTCTGCAGACATAATTGCAACGGCTCCAGTAGCCTGCATACATCGTTCAACGTCACCGgggaactgaaatttcagaattgaaatGTTTAAGTAAACTGTATATAAACCTGAATATTTCCATTAGCCATAACTGGAACTCTTGATCCAACAGCTTCAACAACATCTCGAATACGACTCCAATCAGCTAAACCTGTTTCAGCTCCTTTCATATCTCGAGTTCTACCGTGAACAGTTAACctgaatttgagtttttttgaaagaattttgtttgaaaaaagtttgtttttggtttttggggatcaaaagttaaaaacttttgtaCTTTAAACGCTTATtgtattttgttattttttgtaaaccaTACTTTGAATTTATTTAGCATTTATAGAACTTGCATCCTAATTgtgagtttaaatttttcacaccCTCTTTtagctttctgaaaaaattccaattcagCCCAGCTAGTACCTACAGTAGcattgcttttttgaaatacatgATAACAACTCACATTGTTGCACCTGCATCAACCAATCTCTTTGCATATTCTACTGTCTGTTGTCTATCATCTCTAACTCGTATCTTACAGGAAATCGGTagtctacagtaatccctaACAGCTGATACCATCTCACAAATCAAATCAACTTCGTCTTGAAGCCAGGATCCATATCTTCCTCGTTTTGCAACCATTTGTGGACATCCCAGGTTAAGATCTACACCATCACAAACATCTTCGACGAGACGACAAGCGGCGAGAAATGTATCAACTTTATTAGCacagaactgaaaaaaatttttttttttttaatcaaattttattttaaattttcaacctGCACAACCAATGGTCTATCTGCTTTAACCAATGCTAGTGAATTTCTTCGATAAGTTCCATCATTGACAAATAAATGTGCATGAATCATTGGAGTAAATGTCAATTGGGCTCCGTATTTCCTTGTGAACATTCGAAATGCtaattcactaaaaattaaattatctatttaatgtttttatgtTGAATCACACCTTTGATCAACCATCGGCGCTAGAACTTTTGTGATCCGTTGATTTTCGAGTGTTTCTTTCCAAAATCGAAGATTCTTTTCAATGGTTTCATCGGAGTTTTTCTGCTTTTCGGGAAGTGTCATTCGTTTTGGCATTCGGAAGATTTGAAGAGGGTCCACATTTTCaggaattgtctgaaaatcgttCAAATAGGACGTGCTTTTTCGAATGCGCATGGATTTATTCCGATGGGTctcggaaaaaaagtttatga containing:
- the F36A2.3 gene encoding Malate dehydrogenase (Confirmed by transcript evidence), which translates into the protein MTIKDKREFNETDEIVISKEKLDSFVLECLAKAGCTGDHAQQLAETLLCSDYRGHYSHGINRLHIYVHDLMMKSTAVTGTPQVLKSKGSTAWVDGNNLLGPVVGNFCMQLAVEKAKEFGIGWVVCRNSNHFGIAGWYADFACRNGLVGMAFTNTSPCVFPTGSREKSLGSNPICMAAPGMEGDSFFLDMASTTVAYGKIEVVDRKGETYIPGSWGADKNGDETHNPKEVLDGGGLQPLGGSEITGGYKGTGLCMMVEVLCGIMGGSAFGKNIRQWQTTSKTADLGQCFVAIDPECFAPGFSNRLQEFCDETRNLNPINPSRPPQVPGDPERAHMNMCDDLGGIVYKKKQLDHLKNLADRLGVIMRLVDEKPQ
- the F36A2.2 gene encoding tRNA-dihydrouridine(16/17) synthase [NAD(P)(+)] (Confirmed by transcript evidence); the encoded protein is MDGETAPEGYVVEKCGESEANEEEQTTIPENVDPLQIFRMPKRMTLPEKQKNSDETIEKNLRFWKETLENQRITKVLAPMVDQSELAFRMFTRKYGAQLTFTPMIHAHLFVNDGTYRRNSLALVKADRPLVVQFCANKVDTFLAACRLVEDVCDGVDLNLGCPQMVAKRGRYGSWLQDEVDLICEMVSAVRDYCRLPISCKIRVRDDRQQTVEYAKRLVDAGATMLTVHGRTRDMKGAETGLADWSRIRDVVEAVGSRVPVMANGNIQFPGDVERCMQATGAVAIMSAEGLLYNPLIFDDANAHVDTWKIAAEYLEYAKKFNAGTSAIRAHVFRICHHSLLEYEDLRMRVSLEHRIEDFENIVEELAKRAKSDAEAGKNREVEARTLFENIRNGILMNAIEVSKQPHWISKPYFRLKEVAKESIVGEGEKTFREKQKEKLAQTAKEMGVSMKQARKRERRQLSGARILEAKKIKFPPCARCGQPAGQGCANSKCKKCCRYQSKHELLDCKPHRYLFASQPPAVSAEN
- the sup-17 gene encoding Disintegrin and metalloproteinase domain-containing protein 10 homolog (Confirmed by transcript evidence), with translation MSSPIRNRLQLVVTLIFCLFFENVNGLNNFIDNFETLNYRATHVANQVTRRKRSIDSAASHYQEPIGFRFNAYNRTFHVQLHPIDDSLFHEDHMSDVDGGYADIKPSHFLYEGYLKDDPNSHVHGSVFDGVFEGHIQTGEGRRYSIDKAAKYFERDDRPTQYHSIIYRDDEINHRKWRVKRDAENLSEQMQGCGFSSRVRREMTDVQNSGESTDFFTNYMTMGGRSKRANTLRDHDGLYFVRTCSLYMQADHKLYEHIRMKEGNNDPIRTREEIVSLFYNHIKAVNEIYEGTNFNGIKGLHFVIQRTSIYTPDSCDRGRAKTDSDNPFCEENVDVSNFLNLNSQRNHSAFCLAYALTFRDFVGGTLGLAWVASPQFNTAGGICQVHQRYNEGSRGWVYRSLNTGIVTLVNYGNRVPARVSQLTLAHEIGHNFGSPHDFPAECQPGLPDGNFIMFASATSGDKPNNGKFSPCSVKNISAVLAVVLKSMPVDPTRNASPVGIGKRNCFQERTSAFCGNQIYEPGEECDCGFSQADCDQMGDKCCVPHEARGNGGPGPCKRKPGAQCSPSQGYCCNPDTCSLHGKNEEKICRQESECSNLQTCDGRNAQCPVSPPKHDGIPCQDSTKVCSSGQCNGSVCAMFGLEDCFLTEGKADELCFLACIKDGKCTSSVHLPEFSANRTNFLQNMRKDKPGLILHPGSPCNNYKGYCDIFRKCRSVDANGPLARLKNLLFNKRTIETLTQWAQDNWWVVGVGGLVFLVIMALFVKCCAVHTPSTNPNKPPALNIYQTLTRPGTLIRQHRQRHRAAAGSVPPGPGAQPRSGAASAPSRTTPSARPSAPPLVAPQVAVAVPPGVVGPPIPLIATHPGSSSSTPAVIVLEPPPPYTAADPGSAMGGPRRGHRKNKRQTSSDAAGSSGNGGKKKGK